From a single Candidatus Binataceae bacterium genomic region:
- a CDS encoding PRC-barrel domain-containing protein, producing the protein MREQNIIHTDSSIPFRRVLSASTLAKDSVRNRSNENVGSIREIMIDVPSGRVAYAALAVGGFLGLGERLFAIPWQALTLDEDNKCFILDVDKERLMNAPGFDKDHWPDMTNPSFTEDVSDYWGESGAPASTPPTGGSGDYSVEAGRRYDGDTAALSDSEVEVQAREARRVIDSPEGADLRQAEVIGKSRIK; encoded by the coding sequence ATGCGCGAACAGAATATCATACATACCGACTCTTCAATCCCGTTCCGACGCGTGCTCTCAGCCAGCACCCTGGCAAAAGATTCGGTGCGGAATCGATCCAACGAAAACGTTGGGTCGATCAGGGAAATCATGATTGATGTGCCCTCGGGCCGTGTCGCCTACGCAGCCTTGGCCGTTGGCGGTTTTCTCGGACTGGGCGAGCGGCTCTTTGCAATTCCATGGCAGGCGCTGACGCTCGACGAGGACAATAAATGCTTCATCCTCGACGTCGATAAAGAGAGGCTAATGAACGCCCCTGGTTTCGACAAGGATCACTGGCCCGACATGACCAACCCATCATTCACAGAAGACGTCAGCGACTACTGGGGTGAGTCCGGCGCACCCGCGAGTACGCCGCCAACTGGTGGTTCGGGTGACTACAGTGTTGAGGCCGGCCGTCGTTACGATGGTGATACGGCGGCTCTCTCCGATAGTGAAGTGGAAGTGCAGGCGCGCGAAGCACGTCGCGTGATTGACTCGCCGGAAGGTGCGGATTTGCGTCAAGCTGAGGTGATCGGGAAATCGCGGATCAAGTAG